The segment ctTCAGCTGCGACGTCTGCGGGAAGACCTTCGGCAGCGTGGGCAACCTGAACCGGCACCAGCGCATAcacaccggggagaagcccTTCAAGTGCGACCTGTGCGGCAAGAGCTTTAACCAAGGCAACACGCTGAAATCTCACCAGCGCGTCCACACCGGCGAGAAACCGTACATGTGCGACAAGTGCGGGAAGAGCTTCTCCTACCTGAGAAACCTCAAACAGCACAAGTGTATTTACGGCTGAAGGACCGGGAACCGAATAGAAGACTCATTACTAAATATCATATTTGActgatatataattttttttttttttttatggttaccCCAAATGTAAGGCATACACCACGTTTTCAGACTGAGAGAGTGTACGGCGTGCACCCGATGCCCCGTGGGATCAGGTTAATTTTTACATCACACAGCAGTGCCTCATCTTTTGGCCTCGCCTTATTTGCCCGCCTCCATGTGGCTGCTGCACTGTTGCgaagtggggtgtgtgtgtattatcgCAACTCCGTATAAAGTAGTATGCCAGGTCACGTCAGttccttttcccttttttttttttggccatataTGTATGATCGCGGTGGTTGATAATttagggaacaaaaaaaaaaacgttgcttTCCTgtcaccattaaaaaaaaatgcattcatagcCAGTGGTGCTGTTTTTATGATTCTGAAGCAAATGTATGAATCTCAAATAATGTTGAGGAATAAATTGGTCATCCTCTGAAATAAGAGTTTCAATAGGGATATGTTGCAGAATCAATTTGTTTGGATGTATGTATTTAAGCAGCATTTTACAGGAAGTGAGCATGATGTGGGACAAAATCTGCagtggaatttgtgtgtgtgtgtgtgtgtgtgtgtgagggagagtgagaggTAGCGATTACTTCCACAGCAcctattgtgtgtttgtttacatGCCAGTAAACATCTTTTCCAGTCCTTTGTCCCTTCTAGGCCCCTGTGGACACCTATTTCTGTCTGTATGATGTAATGTGGCATCATGTCACGTGGAGTCGGAatgcagtatttttatttttgcagcaaATAGAATGGAATATAGATCATAGCTTCTAAAATCCCCAGATATTTAGTctgcatatttatttgtgtcACAAATGTACGTGGGCTGTTGCCTGTGCCCACAGACGTCTCTGCGCACGGAATCTATTGTTCAATAGTTTGTCCCCACAAAACATCAACTGATAAGTTGAAGAATCAAGACCACATCTACAGACGGATATTATGTGGGGTGGTactcgcctagtgggtaacacactcgcctatgaagcagaagacccaggttcaaatcccacttgacttgcattgtgtccctgagcaggacacttaaccctaagttgctccagggtgactgtccctgtaacaacaagttaagggcgtctgataaatgctgtaaatgtaaaaagattaaGAACAGGAAGTCGCCAATTCCATTTTTCACTCCAttaatggcagtggtggcttgaGTCACCTAGGTCATTAAAGTCATTGTCTGTATGATTGAGGCATACCTTTGTCACtttgatcccccccccccaaaaaaaagccgGTATTACTGTAATAGCCGTCGCTCCCGGCGGCAAGTGGAAAGCGTGGCAGTTTCCTGAACTGACCCGAACAAACCGGGAAATTAAGAGCGCAACCGAAGGGAGAACACTTTATCTCAAGGACGCCAGAAAAGGGACAAAATTTCAGGGGCACACGGGGTTGATGAGCGGACATCCTCCCTCGTGAAACATTTATCGGGCACCGGAAGGCGACTTCATGTGACCTCTGCCCCATCGGGGGGACTGTAGTGATTTATGTCCTCTGATATCCTCTCAGTTCACCAATAAACGGATGTTGTAAAACACGTAGGCCTCTACCTGTACAGAAGTCCGGTAGGATTGGGATGTTTTAATctttgcgggttcaaatcccgaattgccaaggagccactgaggtcccctctgagcaaggtaccagccaaacacgctgctccctggatTCTTCTTCTCACTacgggtgatgagttaaatacggaggacacattttgtttgtgtgcactatgttctgtgctgtgcatcacaatgacaatcactttcaatctGTATTTTCTCACTTTTATTATTCTTAAGGACCCCAGTCTCTCCAAAAACATGGTCAAATCCGCTTGACAGGCTTATGTTTACACAAAGATGCCTAGACAGACAGCCTTCCTTTGTTTATCTCTCTGGACTGCCTCTGACGTAGGCTTACGGCAGAAATAGTTGCTGAAGTATCATTTAGATTAAGTATGCTTTCCTCTTAGTGGCAGTggcacttcctcctcctcacccccGCTGAAAAATGAAGGGGTCAGCCCTCACCGGGCCTCCACCCTCGTTTTCCTCAAATAACCCTCATAAGGCGTTACCGCTACTTACAACACTAATGCCATTAAgcttttatttgaatgtaaTAGCTTAGTATGATTCTTGGTTAATACGACTGTAGCTAATAGTAAATTATCTAATTAAGCACAGTGTCAGTAGTGGgttgctatatatatataaagcacaaATGTGAAGCAACTCAAAGAATGAAATATTGGAAAAGAAAATAACCATATTTCTTGGTTTCAAGTCtgcttttacacacaaaaaaagtctaTGCCATGCAATGAACAATATATGTaagctttctctctctctctctctctctctatatatatatatatatatatatacacacacacacacacacactatatttcACAAATATAGCCATAAACCCCAAACATGGCCAATATCAGATTCATTTCAAGGAGCCAAGACCCTGTGAAGACACCTGCATGGTTGGCGCAGTGCTCAGTGAGTGTTGTGGAGGACGTTTCAGGGTTGTGTGTGTCAAAACATGTCGGACGGTCCTTCAGCTTCTTGCCATGGGTGATCCACGCACACATATGCTTGAAATGAGCAGAAGAGCAGTCCCATGGGTTTCCGTCCAGGTAGATCTCCCGAAGGGACTTAAGGTGAAGCAGAGTGACATTTGTAAGAATCTGAATTTGGTTGGACTTGAGGGAGAGCACCTTGAGATGATGCTGGTTTTGGAAGAGGTGTCTCGGAATTTGTGAAAGTTTGTTATTGTCCACATGGAGGTGCTGGAGCCGTTTCAGTTTTTTTAGTAAACTGGAAGGTAGTTCAGAGATCTGATTATTGTCAAGTTGTAACTCATGAAGGTGTGAGACCTGGTGAAAAAGTTTTGGCGGAATTCTGGAAATTATGTTCCGGTCCAATTGAAGCTCTTTCAACACCGTGAGATTATTAAACAAGCCTTCGTTTAGTGATTCTAGGCAGTTGTGATAGAGTTTAAGGACCTTTAGTTTACTCATCTTTTGAAATACATGTAAAGGTAATGACTGTAGCCGATTGAAGCTCAAATCCAGCGTTGTAAGGCCACTCAGACCCCAGAAGGAACCTCCAGTCACTGTGCTGAGGTTATTGTTCCTCAGGTCCAGCGTACGTAAATTCACAAGTACAGAAAATGCATTATCTGGCAGACTGTTGATCATGTTATGGTGAAGATCCAGCTTTTGAAGTTGTGGGATGTCTGCAAATGCATCCATGGGTAAAACATTTAGGCGGTTGCTGCTGAGATCTAGTTCATTGAGATGCTTTGCACCTCTGAAACTCCCATTTTTAACACTGGTGAGATTGTTGTGTGACAACAAGAGCCGAGTGAGGTTGTCTGTGGCTTCAAAAACACCTTCCTCTAgtatttttattctgttaaaaCTCAAGTGCAGGTCTTCAAGCACTGGGACTCCCTCTAGTGCCCAGATTGGCAGCCTATGAATTTGATTGAGGCTCAGCATAAGGAATTTCAGTTGGTCTAAGCCTTTGAGAGAACCTGGATTTAGAGCTTCTATGAGATTCTCGCTCAGATCCAGGTAGGTCAGTGCCCCTAATCCCTGAAACATCCCAGGAAATATCGCTCTCAGGCCATTACCCGGAAGGTACAGTTTTACAAGAGCGCTCATGTTGGGCAGGGTCATGTTAGCCGTCCATGACATGTTGAGATGATTTTTTGTGAGATCTAAGATTTGGAGTTTTTCTAAACCATCTTTGGGTAAAACCTGGATCATGTTATGCATGGTGTAGAGCTTCGTGGTTCCTGAAGGCAGAGCAGGAATCTCTTGCAGACGCTTTTCTGGACAGTTCACTGTGTTTTCCAAGCAGTTGCAGGACGCTGGACATGCTTCCACTGCAGAGAGCACAGCAATGACCAGGCTGAGGAGCACCAACATCTTCATGTACGGAGATCTGAGAGAAAGTGCAGTGTTCAGAATGGGCCATTTCCTGTGCTCAACATAAAGACTTAGTTTTCAAGAGAATATAAAAAGCTAAATCTATGTCCTagtacatttattcatttcaaaaaTATTACTTCattttcgaaaaaaaaaaaaaactaatattaagTGTTAAGAGTTGGCAATTTGGCCTCTCAACTCCAAATTCATGGTTAAAATCTCATCTTGGACCTTATCTGTTTGGGATCTGCATGCCCTCTTCATGTTGGCGCAGGTTTCCTCTGTCTGTTGCCTGCAGACGctcattaaagtaaaaaaagtatttccatTTTTGACTCATCATCCAGAGTGCCTTCGAAGGGAATAGTTTTGACGTTTGATGTTTTTCATCTCAACAAATTCTCAACATTTTCTTAAcgttgccattttcttttttctgttttttttttttttttttaaagaaacctTGACCAGCACATCTTGACACTCCAGTCTGCTTTGATAAGACCTTGCTGATACAGTATAACTACCTTGTTTGCTCTATAAGTTTAAAGCTCCTACACATTTACTGTTTTAGTCATTTACGTGGTTTCAACTTATTAAGGACGGCTGTTTGGTATAACTGATTGATCCTACACCCGAGAAAAATCCTACAAAATTCCTGCCATTGTAGAGTATAATATAGAGTATAATCGAAAAAATAGTGCTTTGAAGGCAAAGTGTAGTAACATCAACTAATGTGTGATTTTGTTCATCTTGCATTTTGTGAAtagttttaaaaattaaactaTTATTATTTGGCTTTTTTAAACCTACTTATCTTATTCCATTTCACATCTGCCTAAAACCTTTTTCACAATACTGTAGGTTTTACCTTTCAGAATATATATAggtatatagaatatatatataggttACAGCAGCACTCTCCTCACCAACTAACCTAACTAAAACAGACATTAACCTCCACATAATCCAGCAAATAGTGTAAAATCTTACCGtagaagtagaagaagaagtaGACCGTACATTAAATATGTATGATGAACTGTGCTGAGTGACCAGTCTGCGCTCTATCAAGAAAGAAATGTCCCATCTTTGACATCACACTTTGGTTtcaattaacaacaacaaagaaGCACAATGTCAGCAGTTTTCAGGTTGACAGGAAATGTAGCACAGGATGTTAATAAAGATTACTGATGTTTTAAAAGGGTCAGATTGTgtgatcagaatttaaatttgttGTTTCATGTACAATAATTGTTGACATGGATGAACCACTAGAAGACACTTTCTTTAGATGTCTTTAGATGCAGAAGTGTCCCACTTGATGTATCAGAGTAGACTTCCTTTGAGAGCTGTCTACATGACTGAATTTTAGCTCTGCAGATATAAGGAGCAcattgaaaagaaaatgttattttagtaCACCCTGGACAAGGGCGTGAGGTCTAGTGGGTCTACAGCCTGGTATTCTGTGGAATGAAATAGAGGACAGTGTTTTATGTtgcctcatttgcatttgtatCCCGTCCAACATTTTCCCACACACGTTTGGTCTGTTCACTCTAGTCTGGGGTTGAACATTAAAAAACTGAAGCCCTTTTTCTTCCTGTGATACGATTTGACCAAGAAATGAAGAGCTGTACAAAaacagcacatacacacacacacttcatgaAAAGCACATTCACTGAAAGAAAACTGTGAATTGCCTCTGAACTACACAGCAGTTTAGAGGAAGGGTCTGTGGTCTGATGAGCTCAGAATGAAACTTGTCTCAGTGCGGTACGCTCTGTTTCATGCAAACCTGAGCAACCTGGAAATAATCAGCATGAGAAACTTAGAAGGTAGTGTTCACTGGAAAAGAATAGAAATATTCTGCTGCAGTGAACAAGATCTCTGCAGGAAACGTTTCTTGTCCAAAAGAATGGTGCAACACATACACTAACAGTcctgtaaaactgcattttgtctAGGCTGTGTGACTAAAGGTGCACGGTTCATAATGTCCAATGACCAAATGTGAGGCTTAAACATGGGGCTTAATTTCTaaattctcactcactcactatccataatcAGTCAATACATGTCAGGATCGCGGATGCTGTAGCTCGTCCCAGGACATTGGATCCAGGATGGGTGCCAGCCCGCCACAGAGCACTCACTCACACCGAAAGGCGTTCCACCAAGACTGTATGTCTTCGGGTGGTGGAAGGAACCGTAAAAACATATTGATAGTTGGTCTGGTGGAAACATGGCTTTTTGGCCGGTGCAGCATTTGAGCCACTTGTGATAATTGTGATCATGAGGATGATTGTTATTCATTAATCAACGTGCATGAATGGTGTACAGGAGTTGCGTCTACATTGACGTCTACCAGCAGATGGCGCCATTGGAAAAGACCACATGGGACCACGTCCAATTACCTTGTTCTGACGCTAGAAGGCGCAAAACATATACGCAGTGGTGCTGAGTGGGTCGCAATACGTCTGGAATTTACACCATTGTCGTGATGCCTAATTCTTCAGCATAAACCTCGATACTTAACTATCAAAAAGGCAAATAAGAGAGTTTCtcatatacaataaaaaatgtaacataACTAGGTTTATATTTGACTGGGAACATGACACACACGGTTTGAGTGGCATGCAGCTTTGGATTAAATCAGGCCAGCAGGAGAAACTCAAACTGAGTGTTGGGTGGCAAAGCGAGTGACCACAGACGGCATAATCTCCAGCAGATTAGAGATTAAATCGCTGTAGGAGGAGGGGCGGATAGCATTAGCTATAACAACCTGTAATTAGATATCAGGGTGTGGCATGCGGCCGGCCTGGGTTTTCTCTATACGACATGCGGTcaataaactgtaaaaatagtcatttaaaatatacTCAAAATATATTTGGCTAGCAATCTGGAATAAATTTCTATGTCCGCAGCATGCACagtgtgcattaaaaatgtgtcattctgtgatttaaacaaaaatgttaaatgaacaGTGAAATTGTTGATGGTTTGAATACATTTCATGAATACGCTC is part of the Denticeps clupeoides chromosome 19, fDenClu1.1, whole genome shotgun sequence genome and harbors:
- the LOC114769627 gene encoding LRR receptor-like serine/threonine-protein kinase GHR1, whose protein sequence is MSALVKLYLPGNGLRAIFPGMFQGLGALTYLDLSENLIEALNPGSLKGLDQLKFLMLSLNQIHRLPIWALEGVPVLEDLHLSFNRIKILEEGVFEATDNLTRLLLSHNNLTSVKNGSFRGAKHLNELDLSSNRLNVLPMDAFADIPQLQKLDLHHNMINSLPDNAFSVLVNLRTLDLRNNNLSTVTGGSFWGLSGLTTLDLSFNRLQSLPLHVFQKMSKLKVLKLYHNCLESLNEGLFNNLTVLKELQLDRNIISRIPPKLFHQVSHLHELQLDNNQISELPSSLLKKLKRLQHLHVDNNKLSQIPRHLFQNQHHLKVLSLKSNQIQILTNVTLLHLKSLREIYLDGNPWDCSSAHFKHMCAWITHGKKLKDRPTCFDTHNPETSSTTLTEHCANHAGVFTGLPTLPKVFPQTSQLKGFSPVWMLWCVFRLLCCVKVLPHSLQQKGFSPVWAFSAGKDRRFSPHTRHWRGISMEWVCRPLRWAKDFPHVLQLKGFSPVWIRWWAFSVSAWLKLLLQTWQEKGLSPVWMRRLYRRLKDFEHTVQVKSAPGSWCPPSSKTYDNEATFTGVWVVRLVYEENLRVWLLRVRPALLAHQVHSPLQLLVLGLGLGRLQAQNRGALVEKLANPLDCLLGHHFQYSRQLSLEQKDIQRSREIDRDLTVISVGLFRRSAEIPSSDCRHRISRTFVISVIVVLTTKSRIDTTSDCTIDILFMMN